In one window of Bos indicus isolate NIAB-ARS_2022 breed Sahiwal x Tharparkar unplaced genomic scaffold, NIAB-ARS_B.indTharparkar_mat_pri_1.0 scaffold_70, whole genome shotgun sequence DNA:
- the LOC139182040 gene encoding liprin-alpha-1-like isoform X1 — translation MGRRRARLWALFQRCNPKAKAKTRKDLASAHVLEAERPEEFPTPEGYTYREQLCKAKEEIAQLKAERNNTRLLLEHLECLVSRHIPPVGMTTGKRQAQSPAGMRSEVEVLRALKWLFEHHKALDEKQMILSEENNQEKILTDRVLDVHHEQENMPSANGKRPSDGSLSHKEDMVKKMELQEIIERQLREQSQMEERLAALSAHVKHLEEDLDTARKDLLKSKNMNRKLEQDIRETEDKNRQLQERLELVEKLQQRLRRAETLPEVEAEQAQRVASLSKVLLWVPGGRAQGGPVPLLSHRAPAHAAQSTQERRHGGRAARLRWERSLSVRHAPLLRHPYVNFPPVLSRVLCVPRTLQLRVTAAQSSVSHSKPSRIET, via the exons ATGGGTCGCAGAAGGGCCCGCCTTTGGGCGTTATTCCAGCGCTGCAACCCCAAGGCAAAGGCGAAGACTAGGAAGGACTTGGCCTCGGCCCACGTCCTGGAAGCAGAGCGGCCTGAG GAATTTCCAACTCCCGAAGGATATACCTACAGGGAGCAGCTTTGTAAAGCCAAAGAGGAAATCGCTCAGCTGAAAGCTGAAAGAAACAACACCAGG ctgctgctggagcACCTGGAGTGCCTGGTTTCGAGACATATTCCACCCGTCGGGATGACAACAGGCAAGCGGCAGGCGCAGTCCCCAGCCGGCATGAGGAGTGAGGTGGAGGTGCTCAGGGCGCTGAAATGGCTCTTTGAACACCACAAGGCCCTGGACGAGAAG caGATGATTCTTTCAGAGGAGAATAACCAGGAAAAGATACTAACGGACAGGGTGCTTGATGTACATCATGAGCAAGAAAACATGCCAAGCGCCAATGGAAAG AGACCCTCCGACGGCTCTCTAAGCCACAAGGAAGACATGGTTAAGAAGATGGAGCTCCAGGAAATCATAGAGAGGCAGTTGCGGGAGCAGAGCCAGATGGAGGAGCGCCTGGCAGCCCTCTCTGCCCACGTGAAACATCTGGAGGAGGACCTGGACACGGCCAGGAAGGACCTCCTCAAGTCCAAGAACATGAACAGAAAACTTGAGCAGGACATCCGCGAA ACAGAGGATAAGAACCGCCAGTTGCAGGAGCGCCTGGAGCTGGTAGAGAAGCTACAGCAGAGACTGCGGAGGGCAGAGACGCTGCCCGAGGTGGAGGCGGAGCAGGCGCAGAGGGTGGCCTCGCTCTCCAAGGTGCTGCTTTGGGTCCCTGGGGGGCGGGCACAGGGAGGGCCTGTTCCCCTGCTCTCCCACCGAGCCCCTGCCCATGCTGCTCAGTCCACACAGGAGCGCAGACATGGGGGTCGTGCTGCCCGTCTGAGATGGGAGCGCTCCCTGAGTGTCAGGCACGCCCCACTTCTGCGTCATCCCTACGTTAATTTCCCTCCAGTTTTGTCCCGAGTTCTGTGTGTCCCTAGGACGCTTCAGCTCCGAGTCACTGCTGCTCAGAGTTCAGTCAGCCACTCAAAGCCTAGCAGGATAGAgacctag
- the LOC139182040 gene encoding liprin-alpha-1-like isoform X2 — MGRRRARLWALFQRCNPKAKAKTRKDLASAHVLEAERPEEFPTPEGYTYREQLCKAKEEIAQLKAERNNTRLLLEHLECLVSRHIPPVGMTTGKRQAQSPAGMRSEVEVLRALKWLFEHHKALDEKQMILSEENNQEKILTDRVLDVHHEQENMPSANGKRPSDGSLSHKEDMVKKMELQEIIERQLREQSQMEERLAALSAHVKHLEEDLDTARKDLLKSKNMNRKLEQDIREASLVTPVEPVLSERWEHAVWALLRQLAWPSSRVF, encoded by the exons ATGGGTCGCAGAAGGGCCCGCCTTTGGGCGTTATTCCAGCGCTGCAACCCCAAGGCAAAGGCGAAGACTAGGAAGGACTTGGCCTCGGCCCACGTCCTGGAAGCAGAGCGGCCTGAG GAATTTCCAACTCCCGAAGGATATACCTACAGGGAGCAGCTTTGTAAAGCCAAAGAGGAAATCGCTCAGCTGAAAGCTGAAAGAAACAACACCAGG ctgctgctggagcACCTGGAGTGCCTGGTTTCGAGACATATTCCACCCGTCGGGATGACAACAGGCAAGCGGCAGGCGCAGTCCCCAGCCGGCATGAGGAGTGAGGTGGAGGTGCTCAGGGCGCTGAAATGGCTCTTTGAACACCACAAGGCCCTGGACGAGAAG caGATGATTCTTTCAGAGGAGAATAACCAGGAAAAGATACTAACGGACAGGGTGCTTGATGTACATCATGAGCAAGAAAACATGCCAAGCGCCAATGGAAAG AGACCCTCCGACGGCTCTCTAAGCCACAAGGAAGACATGGTTAAGAAGATGGAGCTCCAGGAAATCATAGAGAGGCAGTTGCGGGAGCAGAGCCAGATGGAGGAGCGCCTGGCAGCCCTCTCTGCCCACGTGAAACATCTGGAGGAGGACCTGGACACGGCCAGGAAGGACCTCCTCAAGTCCAAGAACATGAACAGAAAACTTGAGCAGGACATCCGCGAA GCGAGTCTGGTGACACCTGTGGAGCCTGTTCTCTCGGAGAGATGGGAGCATGCTGTGTGGGCTCTGCTGAGGCAGCTTGCCTGGCCATCTTCTCGAGTTTTCTGA